One window of Pyrus communis chromosome 12, drPyrComm1.1, whole genome shotgun sequence genomic DNA carries:
- the LOC137711736 gene encoding calmodulin-binding receptor-like cytoplasmic kinase 2 — MKFTMEEINNATKSFSPSRKIGQGGFGTVYKGRLEDGTFVAIKRAKKSVYDKHLGVEFQSEIQMLVQVEHLSLVKFYGYLEHEDEKIVVVEYVPNGNLRQHLDCLHGEILDLAARLDIAIDVAHAVTYLHMYKDHPIIHRDIKSSNILLTENFRAKVADFGFARLAADSDSGATHVSTQVRGTAGYLDPEYLRTYQLTEKSDVYSFGVLLVELVTGRRPIEPKREIKERITAKWAMKKFTDGDALSILDPRLGQTAASGLAIEKILELALQCLAPRGQNRPSMRRCGEILWNIRKDYKEVLSSDFRSFSSRSQISN; from the exons ATGAAGTTCACCATGGAAGAGATAAACAACGCCACAAAGAGCTTCTCTCCCTCTCGCAAGATTGGACAAGGTGGTTTCGGGACGGTTTATAAGGGGAGACTCGAAGACGGGACCTTTGTTGCAATCAAACGCGCTAAAAAG AGTGTATATGACAAGCATTTGGGAGTGGAATTCCAAAGCGAGATTCAAATGCTGGTGCAGGTGGAGCATTTGAGTTTGGTCAAGTTCTACGGGTACTTGGAGCATGAAGATGAAAAGATTGTTGTTGTCGAGTATGTTCCTAATGGAAACCTCAGACAACATTTGGATT GTTTGCATGGTGAGATTCTTGACCTTGCAGCACGGCTAGACATTGCAATTGATGTGGCTCATGCCGTCACCTATCTGCATATGTACAAGG ATCATCCGATTATTCATAGAGACATAAAGTCGTCCAACATTCTCTTAACGGAAAACTTCAGGGCCAAGGTAGCTGATTTTGGTTTTGCTAGGCTTGCTGCTGATAGCGACTCAGGTGCCACCCATGTTTCTACTCAAGTTAGGGGAACCGCTGGCTACTTGGACCCCGAGTACCTGAGAACCTATCAACTCACGGAGAAGAGTGATGTCTACTCATTTGGTGTGCTACTGGTTGAGCTAGTTACAGGCAGGCGTCCGATTGAACCTAAACGGGAAATCAAGGAACGAATAACTGCAAAATGG GCTATGAAGAAGTTTACCGATGGAGATGCTCTTTCGATTTTGGACCCGAGGTTAGGACAGACAGCAGCAAGTGGTCTAGCCATCGAAAAGATTCTTGAACTAGCATTACAATGCTTGGCTCCACGCGGACAGAACCGGCCTAGCATGAGGAGGTGCGGTGAGATCCTCTGGAACATCCGTAAGGATTACAAAGAGGTATTATCTTCAGACTTCCGTTCATTTTCTAGCCGTTCACAAATAAGTAATTGA